GCCAGCACACGTCTCAATCGGAGCTCGCGATGAGGTTCGTACGCTTTTCGTTGCTGGACTTCCTGAAGATGTCAAGCCTCGGGAGATCTATAATCTCTTTAGAGAGTTTCCAGGATATGAGACTTCGCATCTTCGGAGCTCAGATGGAGCTAAGGTAAATATCCTTTTTTCGGGATTTTGTAATTTGGGTTTTATGGATGGTTGGATGATTTCCTGGTGAAGAGACTGAGAATCTTACTGTGGTTGTTTTGGTAGCCCTTCGCATTTGCTGTGTTCTCGGATCTGCAGTCAGCTGTAGCGGTGATGCATGCTCTCAATGTGAGTTCAAATCTCTTCGGAACTTGCTGCTGTTTCAATTTCTAGCTGATGTTTCTACTTATGTGAATGATTGATTCGGTGATATTGCTGCATATTTTGAAGTCCTTCAGAAAGCTTAAGACATGTCTGTGATGTGTGAAGTTAAATTTAGCCGGAAAGAATGaaaatttgggttttatataAGTAAAGTTGGTGTCTTTCTGGTTGTTCTTATCCACCCTAAGTAACTTGAAATCGTTtcagtttcaaaatttgataGCTGGTTGCATTGTTTTGGCGCGAATGAATTAGCTATTGCCATTTACTTTAGCCTGAACTATTTATGAAGACCATTAAGCTATTTTGTCTTATTTGTTTCCTTTCAGGGGATGGTATTTGATCTTGAAAAGCATTCTACTCTTTACATTGATCTTGCCAAATCAAACCCCAAATCTAAGCGATCAAGAACAGGCAAGTAGCAGGATTCTTTCTGTTCGGTAGCTGAATAAAAGTTTGATCTTCGCTTATgtgtttattttccttttgttttgtggtAGATGATGGTTGGGAAAGCTTGAAAAAACCCAAGTCTTTGAGCACCACTACTGAATCTGGTAAGATCATTGGCACAAGCCTTCATTTTGGGGCTTCTTGTGACcttttgtattttatgtttcttgtatCTGAATATGGGTATTGTATTTATCGTTATAATCTTCACTATCCCCACGCTCATGCATGTTAGCTCTTTCTGGTTTAAGATTTCACACTTGAGCTATAAGTGCCGTCAACATGGTTTCACGTTTCTGAAAAGCTCACACTGCACATTCTTGCACGTTTGGGCACTAGCAGGTTTCGGCAGCTTTCACACTCCTGGAATGAGTAGTTCTGCTTACAACACAATTGGTTATTCACATGCACAAAGGTCATCGGCACTACTTGAGCACATACTTGTGATTGCTTagattctgtttctttgttGCACTCACTTTTCCTGTATCTCTTCCCTGAAATCTAACTTACTTAAGGCTTAGCTGAACTGGTCCTAGCTCCCATGCCCTGGCTATGAGAGAGCTTGTTCTTCCTTAGCTATTAACTCAGGAAACTCTTTGTCTCACTATATTCTTTTTGCTCCTTCAGTCAAGGAATTGCTAATGTTGCTGGGAGGGCACCGACTACTGGAAAATCTGTAAGCGTCTGCCTATTTTATACTTTCATATGAAGATTGCATTCTGTTTGGACAAAAAAACAGTGAGGTAGACTATCTATTACCATTGGACATGACGATCTTTGTTCTTTTGACAGAATAATGTGGCAGATCCTTGTCCAACACTTTTCATAGCGAATATGGGACCAAATTGCACTGAAGCTGAGCTAATTCAAGTTTTCTCGAGGTAAGGATACTCTGTTCTCCACGCAAAACTGTAACCAGTAGAGATAGTTTTCACTCTTTTTCCTGTCAGATGCCGTGGATTCTTAAAACTGAAGATTCAGGGTACATACGGGACTCCTGTTGCATTTGTTGATTTCCAGGTACAGCTCTCGCAATATCTTTTtctgaaagagaagagagagatccTATTTTGTTTAAAGAGTGAACTGACTCTGTCATGTTTGCTTTGATATGTGGCTTCGGCAGGACATCAGTTGCTCAAGTGAAGCACTACATACTCTTCAAGGCACAGTACTTTACTCATCCCTCACTGGGGAGGGTTTGAGGGTGCAGTATCCTTCACTACTATCCCCATTATAATTCTTCGTGTTTTTTTCTCATGGGACTTTACCGATATTCCAAGAATTGACTTAACTGCAATATCAGATATGCTAGATCACGGATGGGAATGCGTAAGAAGATTAATTAGTGTTAAAATTGATTATGCTCTGATTCGTAAAGATAAAGTAGAATGCCATGCTCAAACGGCCTAGGTACTGAACTTTGCTACATGCATATGTAGTTACAGACTTACAGTACGCAGATGTATTATTTATCATATTGATGTAAGGGACCATGTTGAAAAGCAAGTTTCATGTAAGAGCTTTGAAACGATACTGAACCACGGTTCTTTTATACATATACTTCTTGGGTAAAATAGCACTTCGTTAGAAGGTATTAAAGTGATCCACAGGGTTGCACACAAGTGGTCGAGCCATCTCAGCAGAAAAACCAGAACCTTGGCTCAGATCGACCTTCTGTCCATCAACACTCTTCCAGTCGAAGCGCTGCACCAATGAACCCACACCTATATGCATCATATTCATGGCAAGGGATGCTCCTGGacatcctcttcttccactcccaaACGGAAGGTAACGGAAATTCTGTCCCTTGAACTCCATCTGATGTTCACCTATCTTCTCTTCAGAGCTCTCTAGAAATCTCTCGGGAATGAATCTGTCTGCATCCTTCCATAGTTCTGAATCTCGCATGATTGCATAGACATTTACGAGTACACGTGTTTTTGACTTGACAAGGCACCCGTTCACCTGGCAGTCTTCTGCGCATTCTCTTATGATCAGAGGAGCTGAAGGGTGGAGCCTCAAAGTTTCCCTTAGGACAGCTCGGAGGTAAGGGAGGTTAGGAACGTCTGATTCATTGACCATTCTTTTACTTCCAACAACGGTATTGATTTCTTCTCTTAACTTGTTGAACGCTTGTGGATGGTTTAGTAGTTGCCCCATTGCCCACTGCATTGCTGCTGCTGATGTATCTGTTCCCGCCATGAAAACATCCTAAAGAAGTTTCACGAAACAGAGTTTTATCATATCAGAATAATCAAATTGACAATTGGATTCTATTGACAGGCAAGAGGAAACATACCAGCAGGAAAGATTTCATGTCATTCCTCGTTAGCTTCATTTCAGCAGTGGGATCTCTGTAAGTTTCCAACAATATATCCAAAATGTCCTTTCTGGTACCATCTTTCTTTGTCGTGTTTGCCTCACGTTCCTTCATAATCCTCTCTACAAGCAGGTCATATTTTTCGATTACAGCCACTAATCTCTTCCCGTTCCCGGAAAAATCCAGTACCTTGAATGGTCCCAACAAATCTCCTACACTGATCTTCCCCGCAAGCTCCAAACTTGTCTTCACCAGCTTCCTTATCTCTTCCGCTTTATCATCAGTACCTGAACACCTCGTGCTCATCGCCATCCTGCAGATGACATTGTTGGTGTATTTTATGAACTGGCTACTCAAGTCACAAGGCAACCCTTCTCTGCAACACTTAGCCACAGACTCGACCAGCTTCAGTTTCTCCTCCTCACGGATGTCAGCGAATTTCTCCAGCTGTGGGACAGCAAGAAGCT
The Camelina sativa cultivar DH55 chromosome 6, Cs, whole genome shotgun sequence genome window above contains:
- the LOC104793145 gene encoding uncharacterized protein LOC104793145 isoform X1 translates to MDDLSACYSHYNLPANIPPPLLGMAPIPITPAHSVYLPAHVSIGARDEVRTLFVAGLPEDVKPREIYNLFREFPGYETSHLRSSDGAKPFAFAVFSDLQSAVAVMHALNGMVFDLEKHSTLYIDLAKSNPKSKRSRTDDGWESLKKPKSLSTTTESAGFGSFHTPGMSSSAYNTIGYSHAQSQGIANVAGRAPTTGKSNNVADPCPTLFIANMGPNCTEAELIQVFSRCRGFLKLKIQGTYGTPVAFVDFQDISCSSEALHTLQGTVLYSSLTGEGLRVQYARSRMGMRKKIN
- the LOC104793145 gene encoding uncharacterized protein LOC104793145 isoform X2, encoding MDDLSACYSHYNLPANIPPPLLGMAPIPITPAHSVYLPAHVSIGARDEVRTLFVAGLPEDVKPREIYNLFREFPGYETSHLRSSDGAKPFAFAVFSDLQSAVAVMHALNGMVFDLEKHSTLYIDLAKSNPKSKRSRTDDGWESLKKPKSLSTTTESGFGSFHTPGMSSSAYNTIGYSHAQSQGIANVAGRAPTTGKSNNVADPCPTLFIANMGPNCTEAELIQVFSRCRGFLKLKIQGTYGTPVAFVDFQDISCSSEALHTLQGTVLYSSLTGEGLRVQYARSRMGMRKKIN
- the LOC104793144 gene encoding 3,9-dihydroxypterocarpan 6A-monooxygenase-like, which produces MDPKLNTNLIFIKSFVFAFMLYALFKWFLKKQDSMAATKLPQPSALPFIGHLHLIGQVLPVSFQNLARKYGPLMEIRLGASKCVVVSSSSVAREIFKEQELNFSSRPEFGSAEHFKYRGSRFVLAQYGDYWRFMKKMCMTKLLAVPQLEKFADIREEEKLKLVESVAKCCREGLPCDLSSQFIKYTNNVICRMAMSTRCSGTDDKAEEIRKLVKTSLELAGKISVGDLLGPFKVLDFSGNGKRLVAVIEKYDLLVERIMKEREANTTKKDGTRKDILDILLETYRDPTAEMKLTRNDMKSFLLDVFMAGTDTSAAAMQWAMGQLLNHPQAFNKLREEINTVVGSKRMVNESDVPNLPYLRAVLRETLRLHPSAPLIIRECAEDCQVNGCLVKSKTRVLVNVYAIMRDSELWKDADRFIPERFLESSEEKIGEHQMEFKGQNFRYLPFGSGRRGCPGASLAMNMMHIGVGSLVQRFDWKSVDGQKVDLSQGSGFSAEMARPLVCNPVDHFNTF